One window from the genome of Prosthecobacter vanneervenii encodes:
- a CDS encoding vanadium-dependent haloperoxidase, giving the protein MAVPTVRGDIVSDWNSLALSQMTGMEAPQVAHDLAILDLAMYNAIESLQTNYVPYSYGGYADPGAGPTGADYQAAMISAANTVMQNLYPGSSSSFTTLYNNGLSAIADGNAKTDGIGWGVSIGNNLLSWRATDGSSAASSTPYSPVGLIGYWQQTSAAAPVLPGWGSVGAFAIPNTASYMTTLPGGTLTAYLQSSQYAADYNQVQALGSNFSATRTSDQTNQAYFWAAGDNTVKITGMWNQIAQTVASTAGLNTADTVRLMATLNVAMADASTAAMATSYDQQFWRPETAIANGDIDGNSSTNVDSSWAPLIASPSLPEYVSLGATISQAAATVLASYLGDSVSFSLGSDINGDGHIDLTRHFTSFSQAATEAGMAGVYGGTQFMTSVTDGQAIGANVANYVMGNNFALVPEPAGAVLVLLGGAMLLGTRRRR; this is encoded by the coding sequence ATGGCGGTCCCGACGGTGCGTGGGGACATTGTTTCGGACTGGAACTCCCTGGCGCTGAGCCAGATGACCGGCATGGAGGCCCCCCAGGTGGCGCATGATCTCGCGATCCTCGATCTGGCGATGTACAACGCGATCGAGAGCCTGCAGACCAACTACGTGCCTTACAGCTACGGCGGCTACGCAGATCCCGGCGCAGGGCCCACGGGGGCGGATTACCAGGCGGCGATGATTTCTGCGGCCAATACGGTGATGCAGAATCTCTACCCGGGCTCCAGCAGCAGCTTCACCACCCTCTACAACAACGGCCTCAGTGCCATCGCAGACGGCAATGCCAAGACGGACGGCATCGGCTGGGGCGTTTCCATTGGAAACAATCTCCTGAGCTGGCGTGCTACGGACGGCTCCTCGGCTGCGAGCAGCACGCCCTACTCGCCGGTGGGCCTCATCGGCTACTGGCAGCAGACCTCCGCTGCGGCTCCGGTGCTGCCGGGCTGGGGCAGCGTGGGTGCCTTTGCCATCCCCAACACCGCCTCCTACATGACGACGCTGCCGGGCGGCACACTCACTGCCTACCTGCAGTCCAGCCAGTATGCGGCAGACTACAACCAGGTGCAGGCCCTGGGCTCAAACTTCAGCGCCACACGCACCTCCGACCAGACGAATCAGGCCTACTTCTGGGCCGCCGGGGACAACACCGTGAAGATCACGGGCATGTGGAACCAGATCGCGCAGACGGTGGCCAGCACTGCCGGGCTCAACACCGCAGACACCGTGCGCCTCATGGCCACGCTGAATGTGGCCATGGCAGATGCCAGCACCGCAGCCATGGCCACGAGCTATGATCAGCAGTTCTGGCGGCCAGAAACAGCGATCGCCAACGGGGACATCGATGGCAACTCGAGCACGAATGTGGATTCCTCCTGGGCACCGCTCATCGCCTCGCCCTCGCTGCCGGAGTATGTGTCCCTCGGGGCCACCATCAGCCAGGCCGCTGCCACCGTGCTGGCCTCCTATCTGGGAGACAGTGTGTCCTTCAGCCTGGGCAGCGACATCAATGGAGACGGCCACATCGACCTGACACGCCACTTCACCAGCTTCAGTCAGGCAGCCACTGAAGCTGGAATGGCGGGCGTGTATGGCGGCACTCAGTTCATGACCTCCGTGACCGATGGCCAGGCCATCGGTGCCAATGTGGCCAACTACGTGATGGGCAACAACTTTGCCCTCGTGCCCGAGCCCGCAGGCGCCGTGCTGGTGCTGCTGGGTGGTGCGATGCTGCTGGGCACACGAAGGAGAAGATAA
- the thiC gene encoding phosphomethylpyrimidine synthase ThiC: MIASTASFEPHSSEQLPASTRVYVQGEIHKDVQVPMREIALSPTKDFNGRIIQNEPVRVYDTSGPWGDPAYKGTVEEGLPALRKNWILARNDVEAYEGRAIEPRDNGYLTANHAEYAAAKREGILSPLKAPINAQRQPLKAKAGKVVTQLAYARAGIITPEMEFIAIRENMKRAKIADFTNDIVRNDLDKQHVGSAQVQNEYTPGIFKRFPQRIPNEITPEFVRSEVAAGRAIIPANINHPELEPMIIGRNFLVKINANIGNSAVASSIEEEVEKMRWATKWGGDTVMDLSTGKNIHATREWILRNSPVPIGTVPIYQALEKVNGKAEDLTWELFRDTLIEQAEQGVDYFTIHAGVLLRFVPMTASRMTGIVSRGGSIMAKWCLAHHKENFLYTHWDDICDIMAAYDVSFSIGDGLRPGSVADANDKAQFGELEVQGELTERAWAKGVQVMNEGPGHVPMHMIEENMAKQLEWCHEAPFYTLGPLTTDIAPGYDHITSGIGAAMIGWYGCAMLCYVTPKEHLGLPNKEDVKAGVITYKLAAHAADLAKGHPGAQYRDNALSKARFEFRWEDQFNLSLDPVTARSFHDETLPQDGAKSAHFCSMCGPHFCSMKITEDVRKYAAEQAISEEEALAKGMAEKSKEFVEAGAEVYTKA; encoded by the coding sequence ATGATCGCCTCCACCGCCTCCTTCGAGCCCCATTCCTCCGAGCAACTCCCCGCCTCCACCCGCGTCTATGTCCAAGGCGAGATCCACAAGGACGTGCAGGTGCCCATGCGCGAGATCGCCCTCTCCCCCACCAAGGACTTCAATGGGCGCATCATCCAGAATGAACCCGTGCGCGTCTATGACACCTCCGGCCCCTGGGGCGACCCCGCCTACAAAGGCACCGTGGAGGAAGGCCTCCCTGCCCTGCGCAAAAACTGGATCCTCGCCCGCAACGACGTGGAAGCCTACGAAGGCCGCGCCATCGAGCCACGCGACAACGGCTACCTCACCGCGAACCACGCCGAATACGCCGCCGCCAAGCGCGAAGGCATCCTCAGCCCGCTGAAGGCCCCCATCAATGCGCAGCGCCAGCCCCTGAAGGCGAAGGCGGGCAAGGTGGTGACGCAGCTCGCCTATGCACGTGCCGGCATCATCACGCCAGAGATGGAGTTCATCGCCATCCGCGAAAACATGAAGCGCGCGAAGATCGCCGACTTCACCAACGACATCGTGCGCAACGACCTCGACAAGCAGCACGTGGGCTCCGCCCAGGTGCAGAACGAGTACACGCCGGGCATTTTCAAGCGCTTCCCGCAGCGCATCCCGAACGAGATCACGCCCGAGTTTGTGCGCAGCGAAGTGGCCGCCGGACGCGCCATCATTCCCGCGAACATCAACCACCCCGAGCTGGAGCCGATGATCATCGGCCGCAATTTCCTGGTGAAGATCAATGCCAACATCGGCAACAGCGCCGTCGCTTCCAGCATCGAGGAAGAGGTGGAGAAAATGCGCTGGGCCACCAAGTGGGGCGGCGACACCGTCATGGACCTTTCCACCGGCAAGAACATCCACGCCACGCGCGAGTGGATCCTGCGCAACAGCCCCGTGCCCATCGGCACCGTGCCCATCTATCAGGCCCTGGAAAAAGTGAACGGCAAGGCCGAGGACCTCACCTGGGAGCTCTTCCGCGACACGCTCATCGAGCAGGCGGAGCAGGGCGTCGACTACTTCACCATCCACGCCGGCGTGCTACTGCGCTTTGTGCCCATGACGGCGTCCCGCATGACCGGCATCGTCTCCCGTGGCGGCAGCATCATGGCCAAGTGGTGCCTGGCCCACCACAAGGAAAACTTCCTCTACACCCACTGGGACGACATCTGCGACATCATGGCCGCCTACGACGTCTCGTTCTCCATCGGCGACGGCCTCCGCCCCGGCTCCGTGGCCGATGCCAATGACAAGGCGCAGTTTGGCGAGCTCGAAGTGCAGGGCGAGCTGACCGAGCGCGCCTGGGCCAAGGGCGTGCAGGTCATGAACGAAGGCCCCGGCCACGTGCCCATGCACATGATCGAGGAAAACATGGCCAAGCAGCTCGAGTGGTGCCACGAGGCCCCCTTCTACACCCTCGGGCCCCTCACCACCGACATCGCCCCCGGCTACGACCACATCACCAGCGGCATCGGTGCCGCCATGATCGGCTGGTACGGCTGCGCCATGCTCTGCTACGTCACCCCCAAGGAACACCTCGGCCTGCCCAACAAGGAAGACGTCAAAGCCGGTGTCATCACCTACAAACTCGCCGCCCACGCCGCCGACCTCGCCAAAGGCCACCCCGGCGCCCAATACCGCGACAACGCCCTCAGCAAAGCGAGATTCGAGTTCCGCTGGGAAGACCAGTTCAACTTGAGCCTCGACCCCGTCACCGCCCGCTCCTTCCACGACGAAACCCTCCCCCAAGACGGCGCCAAATCCGCCCACTTCTGCAGCATGTGCGGCCCACACTTCTGCAGCATGAAGATCACCGAAGACGTCCGCAAGTACGCGGCAGAGCAGGCGATCAGCGAAGAAGAAGCCCTCGCCAAAGGGATGGCGGAGAAGAGCAAGGAGTTCGTGGAGGCGGGGGCGGAGGTTTACACCAAGGCTTAA
- a CDS encoding serine hydrolase domain-containing protein produces the protein MHRFFCTALSSLLLFPALLPALDAAKLAAIHPAMEAAVKAKQAAGIVTLVMEKGKVVHHDAAGMADVAKGRAMEKDALFWIASMTKSINGSAVMVLVDEGKLSLDEPASKWLPELGKVKLADGSAPEKPITLRMLLSHTAGIAFPRRAPSDGAISLKAYVASLLKTPLAFQPGSAYEYGFGPTVAGRIIELVSGMKYDAFLQAKIFAPLGMKDTMFNPDDAHRARIARTYKMDDETHELVPGYNPFVTSDASVTHMVEPSGGLFSTAADMGRFYSMIANGGELDGVRVLSEKSVKDMTAPVSASGKMLNYACGWQVNIETQRVNSQMPVGSFGHGGAFATNGCIDPQSGIVTVYMVQNVLVPDSGKPKDAFQHLVMEAAGITVKPVATVAKKTKP, from the coding sequence ATGCACCGATTCTTCTGCACCGCGCTTTCCTCCCTCCTGCTGTTTCCCGCCCTGCTCCCTGCGCTGGACGCAGCCAAGCTGGCCGCCATTCATCCGGCGATGGAGGCTGCGGTAAAGGCGAAGCAGGCGGCAGGCATCGTCACGCTGGTGATGGAAAAGGGCAAAGTGGTGCACCACGATGCTGCAGGCATGGCCGATGTGGCCAAAGGTCGCGCGATGGAAAAAGACGCGCTCTTCTGGATCGCGTCGATGACGAAATCCATTAATGGCTCCGCTGTGATGGTGCTGGTGGACGAGGGCAAACTCTCGCTCGATGAGCCCGCCTCAAAGTGGCTGCCGGAACTGGGAAAGGTAAAGCTGGCCGATGGCAGCGCACCGGAAAAGCCCATCACCCTGCGCATGCTGCTCAGCCACACGGCAGGCATCGCCTTTCCACGCCGTGCACCGTCAGACGGAGCCATCTCGCTGAAGGCCTATGTGGCCTCTCTGCTCAAGACCCCGCTGGCCTTTCAGCCCGGCAGTGCCTACGAGTACGGCTTTGGGCCCACCGTGGCCGGACGCATCATCGAGCTGGTTTCGGGCATGAAGTATGACGCCTTTTTGCAGGCAAAAATCTTCGCACCGCTGGGCATGAAGGACACGATGTTCAATCCCGACGACGCACACCGCGCACGCATCGCCCGCACCTACAAGATGGATGACGAGACGCATGAGCTGGTGCCGGGCTACAACCCCTTTGTGACCAGCGATGCCAGCGTGACGCACATGGTGGAGCCCTCGGGCGGTCTCTTTTCCACCGCTGCGGACATGGGGCGCTTTTATTCCATGATCGCCAACGGCGGCGAGCTGGACGGCGTGCGCGTGCTCTCGGAAAAATCCGTCAAAGACATGACCGCGCCTGTGAGTGCCAGCGGCAAGATGCTGAACTACGCCTGCGGCTGGCAGGTGAACATTGAGACACAGCGTGTGAACTCCCAGATGCCGGTGGGCAGCTTTGGCCACGGCGGCGCCTTTGCCACGAATGGCTGCATCGATCCGCAGAGCGGCATCGTCACGGTTTACATGGTGCAGAACGTTTTGGTGCCAGATAGCGGCAAGCCTAAGGATGCCTTTCAGCATCTTGTCATGGAGGCGGCAGGCATCACAGTGAAGCCCGTGGCTACAGTGGCAAAGAAGACAAAGCCGTAA